In Quercus robur chromosome 10, dhQueRobu3.1, whole genome shotgun sequence, a genomic segment contains:
- the LOC126704224 gene encoding flavonol 7-O-beta-glucosyltransferase UGT74F1-like — MAENASVTQHLNEFNTITNQLSSVENDFNDEICGTDRFGFIAKQLRGYENDRSSTEEINNLKKQLSKQFTMKDLGAVKQILGMRIIRGKANDTLKLSQTDSDGYDEGGYREAPSTEAYFESFKSVGSKALAELISKFKDSASPVNCVVYDSLLPWAFDVARKFGINGAVVFLTNSASVCSMYWHIDHGCLTLPVKRRTELVLLPGLPSLGLFDLPSFLAQPSSNSAYLVVIVEKFTCLDKND; from the exons atggcagagaatgcatcagtaacacaacatctgaatgaatttaacacCATCACAAATCAGCTATCTTCTGTAGAAAATGATTTTAATGATGAGATTTGTGGCACTGATCGTTTTGGCTTCATTGCCAAACAGTTGAGGGGCTATGAGAATGACA GGTCTAGCACTGaagagattaataatctgaagaagcaattgtcaaAACAGTTTACAATGAAAGATTTGGGAGCTGTAAaacaaatccttggtatgagaatcattagaggcAAGGCTAATGatacattgaagctttcacagacaga CTCAGATGGCTATGATGAAGGTGGATATAGGGAAGCTCCTAGTACAGAAGCCTACTTCGAGTCGTTTAAATCAGTTGGTTCAAAAGCTTTAGCAGAGCTCATATCAAAGTTCAAAGACTCAGCCTCACCAGTAAACTGTGTTGTGTATGACTCTTTGCTTCCATGGGCTTTTGATGTGGCCAGGAAATTTGGCATTAATGGAGCAGTAGTATTCTTGACAAACTCAGCTTCTGTATGCTCCATGTACTGGCATATCGATCATGGTTGCCTGACTTTGCCAGTGAAGCGAAGAACTGAGCTTGTGTTGTTGCCTGGATTACCTTCACTTGGCCTTTTTGACTTGCCTAGTTTTCTTGCTCAGCCTTCAAGTAATTCTGCATATTTGGTAGTGATTGTGGAAAAATTTACTTGTTTGGATAAAAATGACTGA